One Fuerstiella marisgermanici DNA window includes the following coding sequences:
- a CDS encoding HD domain-containing phosphohydrolase: MTPSPQSPERSVLDEIRSTIASLDALRDGKKVPNYKAALASRPTDIEVVEQPVVAEDERPEQSIETVDPILHGVEAVINAAASAPVKRASADSANPANIDHADIDSADIDHADTSETSEGAESEAAVPNPTAATVHPESVALRHVNKNAKIMIVDDEPLNIMTFRQHLKQDGYHNFVTTERATEALVMIRQEQPDVLLLDIQMPEINGLDILRVMGLDPVSQHIPVLILTAETDPRVRKKALDLGASDFLSKPIDPSELLPRVRNAIILKKHYDMVANEAARLEQQVERRTRQLEATRQQLILSLARAAEHRDNDTGNHVIRVGRYTAIIASAMGYPERKLSMLEQAAQLHDVGKIGIPDSILFKPGKLDHDQYELMKHHCAIGKQIIEPISERDWEVLKTHTRKGESLLHVRSSPLLMLAARIAQTHHEKWDGSGYPLGLQGDDIPLEGRIVAVADVFDALSSARPYKKAFSREKCFAILEEGRGKHFDPRVLDAFFSKSGEIIETQLNLMDEEHRFVGADIVAGEDKAES; the protein is encoded by the coding sequence ATGACTCCCTCTCCCCAATCACCCGAACGCTCAGTCCTCGACGAAATTCGATCGACCATTGCGTCGCTTGACGCACTGCGCGACGGAAAGAAAGTTCCCAACTACAAAGCCGCTTTGGCCAGCCGCCCCACCGACATTGAAGTGGTGGAACAACCAGTGGTTGCCGAAGACGAACGGCCGGAACAGTCGATTGAGACCGTTGACCCAATCTTGCACGGAGTCGAAGCTGTCATCAACGCGGCTGCATCAGCACCAGTGAAGCGAGCTTCCGCCGACAGCGCGAACCCTGCGAACATCGACCACGCTGACATCGACTCCGCTGATATCGACCACGCTGACACTAGTGAAACCAGCGAAGGTGCGGAATCGGAAGCAGCCGTGCCGAATCCGACAGCAGCTACAGTTCATCCGGAGAGCGTGGCTCTTCGACACGTGAACAAGAATGCGAAAATCATGATTGTGGACGATGAGCCACTAAACATCATGACATTTCGCCAGCATCTGAAACAGGATGGCTACCATAACTTCGTCACCACGGAACGAGCGACCGAAGCGTTGGTGATGATTCGTCAGGAACAGCCGGACGTGCTGTTGCTGGACATTCAGATGCCGGAAATCAACGGTCTGGACATCCTGCGGGTGATGGGACTTGACCCTGTCTCGCAGCACATTCCTGTATTGATTCTGACCGCCGAAACGGATCCGCGAGTCCGCAAAAAGGCGCTCGATCTGGGAGCCAGTGACTTTCTATCGAAGCCGATTGACCCCAGCGAATTGCTGCCTCGTGTCCGCAACGCGATCATTCTGAAAAAACACTATGACATGGTTGCCAACGAAGCGGCTCGCCTGGAACAGCAGGTCGAACGTCGCACGCGGCAGCTTGAAGCAACTCGCCAGCAACTGATTCTCAGCCTCGCTCGCGCGGCAGAACATCGTGACAACGACACCGGTAACCACGTGATTCGTGTTGGCCGTTACACGGCCATCATTGCCTCGGCAATGGGATATCCGGAACGAAAACTGTCGATGCTGGAGCAGGCTGCTCAACTACATGACGTTGGGAAAATTGGCATTCCCGACTCGATCCTGTTCAAGCCCGGTAAGCTTGACCACGATCAGTACGAACTGATGAAGCACCATTGTGCGATCGGTAAGCAGATTATCGAACCGATTTCAGAACGTGATTGGGAAGTTCTAAAGACCCACACCCGCAAGGGCGAAAGTCTGCTGCACGTGCGATCGTCACCGTTGCTGATGCTGGCCGCTCGCATTGCTCAGACCCATCACGAAAAATGGGACGGAAGTGGCTACCCACTTGGCTTGCAGGGCGATGACATTCCGCTGGAAGGTCGAATCGTTGCCGTCGCGGACGTGTTCGATGCTCTATCCAGCGCCCGGCCGTATAAAAAGGCATTTTCTCGCGAAAAGTGTTTCGCTATTTTGGAAGAAGGTCGCGGCAAGCATTTTGACCCGCGCGTGCTTGATGCGTTCTTCTCAAAGTCTGGCGAGATTATCGAAACGCAATTGAACCTGATGGACGAAGAGCACCGGTTCGTCGGCGCGGATATAGTCGCAGGCGAAGACAAAGCAGAATCGTAA
- a CDS encoding DUF1501 domain-containing protein: MHPILQQLQAKTRRHFLSSSGIGLGAIALSSLDGSVTSADVAVDSMSPLAQRQPHFDAKAKRVIYLHLTGSPPNLDVYDYKPELVKRDGQDCPDTFLEGRTFAFTAGVPKLMGTPRKFAQYGEGGTWLSDAVPNFHDVADEMCFVHSMNTDQFNHAPAELLIYTGSPRSGRPSLGAWATYGLGTENQDLPGFVVLISSGVQPNGGANSFGSGFLPSVFQGVQCRSKGDPVLYASDPEGMDRGLRRRSLDALRQLNELQAKELGHPETLTRIAQYELAYRMQTSVPDVMDITKETKQTQEAYGAKPGEASFANNCLLARRLVEQGVRYVQLFDWGWDFHGTAEATGLTSGLTNKFAATDKPIAALIRDLKQRGLLKDTLIVCGGEFGRTPFREGRTAASKVLGRDHYPDCFTMWMAGGGVKGGFNYGQTDELGFQVTENKVHVHDLQATIMRLLGFNHEKLTFRFQGRDYRLTDVHGHVVDDLIA; the protein is encoded by the coding sequence ATGCATCCCATTCTGCAGCAGCTTCAGGCGAAGACTCGCCGACATTTCCTTTCGTCTTCCGGCATCGGCCTGGGCGCCATCGCTCTGTCATCGCTGGATGGAAGTGTTACGTCGGCCGATGTGGCGGTTGATAGCATGAGTCCGCTGGCTCAGCGGCAGCCCCATTTCGATGCGAAGGCAAAGCGAGTCATCTATCTGCACCTGACGGGGTCGCCGCCGAACCTTGACGTCTATGATTACAAGCCGGAATTGGTTAAACGCGACGGTCAAGACTGCCCGGACACCTTTCTTGAAGGCCGCACCTTTGCTTTTACGGCTGGCGTGCCGAAGCTAATGGGAACGCCGCGTAAGTTCGCTCAATATGGCGAAGGCGGGACGTGGCTGTCTGATGCGGTGCCGAATTTTCACGATGTTGCGGACGAAATGTGCTTCGTCCATTCGATGAACACCGACCAGTTTAATCACGCTCCGGCGGAGTTGTTGATCTACACGGGTTCACCGCGATCGGGACGTCCGTCGTTGGGAGCGTGGGCGACTTACGGACTGGGCACGGAGAATCAGGACCTGCCGGGCTTTGTTGTTTTGATCAGCAGCGGCGTTCAACCGAATGGCGGAGCGAACTCGTTCGGCAGTGGATTTCTGCCGTCGGTCTTTCAGGGAGTTCAGTGTCGTTCGAAGGGCGATCCGGTGTTGTATGCTTCCGACCCTGAAGGCATGGACCGTGGACTGCGAAGACGGTCACTGGATGCGCTGAGGCAGCTTAACGAACTTCAGGCCAAAGAACTGGGACACCCGGAAACGCTGACTCGGATCGCGCAATACGAATTGGCGTATCGCATGCAGACGTCGGTGCCCGATGTGATGGACATCACGAAGGAGACCAAACAAACTCAGGAAGCCTACGGAGCGAAGCCGGGCGAAGCGAGCTTTGCCAACAATTGCTTGCTGGCGAGACGGCTGGTCGAACAGGGCGTTCGCTATGTGCAGCTTTTCGACTGGGGGTGGGACTTCCACGGAACCGCTGAAGCCACCGGGCTGACGAGTGGATTGACCAATAAGTTTGCTGCCACTGATAAGCCGATTGCTGCTTTAATACGAGACCTAAAGCAACGAGGACTTTTGAAAGACACATTGATTGTTTGCGGCGGCGAATTTGGTCGCACCCCGTTTCGCGAAGGTCGTACGGCAGCCAGCAAAGTGCTGGGCCGCGATCACTATCCGGATTGTTTCACAATGTGGATGGCGGGCGGCGGCGTGAAAGGTGGCTTCAACTACGGCCAAACAGATGAACTTGGCTTTCAGGTCACCGAAAATAAAGTCCATGTGCATGACCTTCAGGCCACGATCATGCGTCTGCTCGGCTTCAATCACGAAAAGCTGACGTTCCGTTTTCAGGGCCGCGACTACCGCCTGACCGACGTCCATGGTCACGTGGTCGACGACCTCATCGCATAA
- a CDS encoding flagellar hook basal-body protein, producing MPGKLTAAGVAVISFAAGFVASSPFRTAEVQLSHDDDHSVAQPPLIPFAPSQSLSAPSVEDAFNDMFSETQLAPPPLDIAEDSGSEIELVSFDSFSDGHSQSDKFPDAESTSIPQPLSESETRDLILAEFPNLPQPTLEGWCESWGELSRPELLSLLEQRKLMPSLLPDVEAPALPLIDSEPAAPQSAAQEERAAPSDSSLLAASLQSAVSRVQQNLLHSRTDGYRGHAIRFQLSEISATTPSQAIALREAQRSFQPGAVRESVEPLHLAIKGCSDLMFRLEPGDLLTRCGNFQRLSDGRIGIPHPSGDVALFGSPKVSDNVSKVVVEEDGRLSVTTADGKSESVGVIELARVSDFSRLSTKNGVYFEVTANVDDCLTMVPAENVVAAALESSNVDADQADSILSQLERISGFSTFAEN from the coding sequence GTGCCAGGAAAACTAACTGCCGCCGGTGTAGCGGTCATTTCATTCGCAGCGGGCTTTGTTGCGTCATCGCCGTTCCGAACGGCTGAGGTCCAACTGTCACACGACGACGATCACTCGGTTGCTCAGCCGCCCCTCATCCCCTTCGCGCCATCGCAGTCGCTTTCGGCGCCGTCGGTTGAGGATGCCTTTAATGATATGTTCAGCGAAACGCAGCTCGCGCCGCCGCCATTAGACATTGCCGAAGACAGCGGCTCTGAAATCGAACTCGTGTCATTCGATTCGTTCAGCGATGGCCACTCGCAGTCCGACAAATTTCCGGACGCTGAATCGACATCAATCCCCCAGCCGCTGTCGGAATCGGAAACGCGCGATTTGATTCTGGCTGAGTTTCCCAATCTGCCACAGCCGACGCTCGAAGGCTGGTGCGAATCCTGGGGAGAACTGTCCCGGCCCGAACTGCTGAGTTTGTTGGAACAGCGGAAGCTGATGCCGTCGCTGTTGCCTGACGTCGAGGCCCCGGCTTTGCCACTAATCGACTCGGAACCCGCTGCACCACAATCGGCAGCACAGGAAGAACGTGCCGCGCCGTCTGACAGCTCGCTGTTAGCAGCAAGCCTGCAATCCGCTGTGTCTCGCGTTCAGCAGAATTTGCTGCATTCTCGCACCGACGGTTACCGTGGCCACGCGATTCGGTTTCAACTGTCAGAAATTTCGGCCACCACTCCTTCGCAAGCCATCGCCCTGCGCGAAGCGCAGCGAAGTTTTCAACCGGGGGCGGTTCGAGAATCCGTTGAGCCGCTGCACCTGGCGATCAAGGGCTGCTCGGACCTGATGTTTCGGCTCGAACCTGGTGACCTGCTCACTCGCTGCGGAAACTTTCAGCGTCTCAGCGACGGTCGCATCGGCATTCCTCATCCGTCGGGCGACGTGGCGTTGTTCGGCAGCCCGAAGGTGTCAGACAATGTGTCGAAGGTCGTAGTCGAGGAAGACGGACGACTTAGCGTGACAACGGCGGACGGGAAATCCGAATCCGTCGGCGTGATAGAACTTGCCCGCGTTTCCGACTTCAGTCGGCTGTCTACAAAGAACGGAGTTTACTTTGAAGTCACAGCAAACGTGGATGACTGCCTGACAATGGTCCCAGCGGAAAACGTTGTTGCAGCGGCTCTGGAATCGTCCAACGTCGACGCCGATCAGGCCGACTCAATCCTGTCTCAACTTGAACGGATTTCCGGATTTTCGACGTTCGCCGAAAATTGA
- a CDS encoding serine/threonine-protein kinase, whose product MATYHYQNGDRPLDGFTIQYALGRGGFGEVYFAVSDSGREVALKAVQNFEEVELRGIGHCMNLKSPHLVMIFDIKHAADGTPWVIMEYVSGPSLREVLDESPNGLGVDQTKFFLKELARGLSYLHEAGVVHRDLKPHNVFFEDGLVKIGDYSLSKVITASHRSGNTMTVGSVHYMAPEISLGRYDKTVDIYALGVILFEMLTGKPPYIGESLGEVLMKHLSSDPDVSELPEPFAAAVVKAMQRDPADRFQTAQEMVEAIVGKESPAPMMDSFNPATLSLVGERARAAKQHATAASSRNDFGAAAEVSFESPYADIGAGSENHSHSTDVAAPLSHSTAPTVMQETSEYHEATQQAGRDRTAKLLHRACLYYAPPLRLHAEPDPLPLGLRFLTAVVVTTVLVTVGMRMRDYGAPQPVFVGAAAIPTLLISSLVTVVSIFTLPREGGIGWAVLSRVGWTASLFAALTVMVANRMPQTVVWPLILSFGATTLLFDWRCLVAPHRKHRLSVVPVIAIGAVAVMVNGLLDHRSEGIPFAGAVIMAAAITVQLVAPFRKAAANAPLLQRSHLEKRRRPQKPRLLYDRKAMFMELLIAGSVVTVIGICAMSRGRGEEIACAIVAGAVGLFALRFRLQHRAWPESMLSAPPNGSGDNVSGLHADANPLSDGQKQYHRTVTSDKTSVFLEFIILAAIALLVGLIINQDDSTFAVGAGAVVIGALAIRYRWIRHRRKQEPVQRPKLSLSFDGISILLELIVSACVVVIASVLFFVRNEDEVVIIAAIASAVAVIAVRFRLSRRVKIP is encoded by the coding sequence ATGGCGACATATCACTATCAAAACGGCGATCGACCACTGGACGGCTTTACAATCCAGTATGCGCTGGGCCGCGGTGGGTTTGGCGAAGTCTATTTTGCCGTCAGCGATTCCGGCCGTGAGGTGGCTCTAAAAGCCGTGCAGAACTTCGAAGAAGTGGAACTGCGTGGCATCGGCCATTGCATGAATCTGAAGTCGCCTCACCTTGTAATGATCTTCGACATCAAGCACGCGGCCGACGGAACACCGTGGGTGATTATGGAATACGTCAGCGGCCCCTCACTGCGAGAAGTCCTTGACGAATCTCCCAATGGACTCGGCGTCGACCAGACAAAGTTCTTTCTCAAGGAATTGGCCAGGGGACTCAGCTATCTGCACGAAGCGGGGGTCGTGCACCGCGACCTGAAGCCTCATAACGTTTTCTTCGAAGACGGGCTCGTGAAGATCGGCGATTACAGCCTCAGCAAAGTCATCACGGCCAGCCATCGCAGCGGCAACACGATGACGGTCGGCAGCGTGCACTACATGGCTCCGGAAATCAGCCTCGGTCGCTATGACAAGACAGTCGACATCTACGCGTTGGGCGTCATTCTGTTCGAAATGCTGACGGGCAAACCGCCGTATATCGGCGAAAGTCTTGGCGAAGTGTTGATGAAACATCTTAGCAGTGACCCGGACGTCAGCGAGTTGCCAGAGCCCTTTGCGGCGGCCGTTGTGAAGGCGATGCAACGCGATCCGGCCGATCGGTTTCAGACGGCTCAGGAAATGGTAGAAGCGATCGTCGGCAAAGAATCGCCAGCGCCGATGATGGACAGCTTTAACCCGGCCACGCTGTCGCTGGTTGGCGAACGAGCTCGCGCGGCAAAGCAACACGCAACTGCGGCTTCCAGCCGTAATGATTTTGGGGCAGCGGCGGAAGTTAGTTTTGAGTCACCGTACGCGGATATCGGTGCTGGATCCGAAAACCACAGCCATAGCACGGACGTAGCCGCCCCACTGTCTCATTCGACCGCTCCGACAGTGATGCAGGAGACCAGCGAGTACCACGAGGCGACTCAACAAGCTGGCCGGGATCGCACAGCGAAGCTACTTCATCGAGCATGCCTGTACTATGCGCCACCGCTGCGACTCCATGCAGAACCGGACCCTCTTCCGCTGGGGCTGAGGTTCCTCACGGCAGTTGTGGTGACGACGGTTTTAGTGACCGTCGGTATGCGAATGCGCGACTACGGGGCTCCACAGCCGGTGTTTGTCGGTGCCGCCGCGATCCCCACGTTGCTGATTTCGTCATTGGTGACAGTCGTTTCAATTTTCACGCTGCCTCGCGAAGGTGGAATCGGCTGGGCCGTGTTGTCCCGCGTAGGCTGGACGGCGTCTCTGTTTGCTGCACTGACTGTCATGGTAGCGAACAGAATGCCACAAACCGTTGTATGGCCGCTCATACTTAGCTTCGGTGCGACGACGCTTCTTTTCGACTGGCGATGCCTTGTCGCCCCGCATCGAAAGCACCGTCTGTCCGTGGTCCCCGTTATTGCCATCGGTGCGGTCGCCGTCATGGTCAATGGTTTGCTGGACCACCGCTCCGAAGGCATTCCGTTTGCAGGAGCTGTGATTATGGCCGCAGCCATCACGGTTCAGTTGGTGGCTCCGTTTCGAAAAGCAGCGGCGAATGCTCCGTTGCTGCAACGTTCGCATCTGGAGAAAAGGCGAAGACCGCAGAAGCCGCGTCTGCTCTACGACCGAAAGGCCATGTTTATGGAACTGCTCATTGCTGGTTCCGTCGTCACGGTTATCGGAATTTGTGCAATGTCGCGTGGCCGAGGAGAAGAGATTGCGTGCGCAATTGTGGCAGGAGCGGTGGGGCTGTTCGCCTTGCGGTTTCGGCTGCAGCATCGAGCGTGGCCGGAAAGCATGTTATCCGCACCGCCGAATGGAAGCGGTGACAATGTTAGCGGCCTACATGCGGATGCAAATCCATTGAGTGATGGTCAAAAACAATATCACAGGACAGTCACGTCGGACAAAACCAGCGTCTTTCTTGAATTCATTATTCTGGCAGCAATAGCTTTATTGGTCGGCTTGATTATCAACCAGGATGACAGCACGTTTGCTGTCGGCGCCGGTGCAGTTGTGATTGGTGCGCTGGCAATACGATATCGCTGGATCCGTCACCGCCGGAAACAGGAACCAGTGCAACGCCCCAAACTGTCACTAAGCTTTGACGGGATTTCTATTCTTCTGGAACTGATCGTTAGCGCATGCGTGGTAGTCATTGCGAGCGTCCTGTTCTTTGTCAGGAATGAGGATGAAGTGGTCATAATTGCCGCCATCGCATCTGCCGTAGCCGTGATCGCCGTACGTTTTCGGCTGTCGCGTCGAGTCAAGATTCCATAA
- a CDS encoding RNA polymerase sigma factor: protein MNEADQHLLSLIQAGDADGWHQFVARFQKRLMAFAVRQVDQHATAEDLVQESFVAFLNAMSDFRQQCELESFLFQILRRRIVDHYRRQGRNREVPACTFSSSAGEASANAQNPLQKAASPDMHASWYARRNETDEADRRILSHAIRQLADKLQAAEKFRELKIAEGLFYAGLRNQELAEVLSVSESEIGLVKHRLIKRLSQLVSEAETSSDTSARAAASEPPTDTLLTSVWESERPSCPKRTTLGKFTLGILPPNWDDFVSFHVRVLGCCFCVANLDELTLPPAATESADVEQRLFTSTVGFLKR, encoded by the coding sequence ATGAATGAAGCGGACCAGCATCTGCTAAGTCTGATCCAGGCCGGCGACGCCGATGGCTGGCACCAGTTTGTTGCGCGGTTTCAGAAACGGCTGATGGCGTTCGCCGTCCGTCAGGTTGATCAGCACGCGACGGCAGAAGACCTGGTTCAGGAATCGTTTGTTGCCTTCCTGAATGCCATGTCGGATTTTCGACAGCAGTGTGAGCTGGAATCTTTTCTGTTTCAAATTCTGCGACGCAGGATTGTTGACCACTACCGTCGGCAGGGCCGCAATCGCGAAGTGCCCGCATGTACATTTTCATCTTCTGCAGGAGAAGCGTCCGCCAATGCTCAGAATCCGTTGCAGAAAGCAGCGTCTCCTGACATGCACGCGAGTTGGTATGCCCGCCGCAACGAAACGGACGAAGCTGACCGTAGAATTCTCTCGCACGCGATTCGGCAACTGGCGGACAAGCTTCAGGCGGCTGAGAAATTTCGAGAGCTAAAAATTGCAGAAGGCCTGTTCTACGCGGGGTTGCGCAATCAGGAACTGGCGGAGGTCCTGTCGGTATCGGAAAGCGAAATTGGGCTGGTGAAGCATCGACTGATCAAGCGCTTGTCTCAGTTGGTCAGCGAGGCGGAGACGTCGTCCGACACTTCGGCACGCGCCGCCGCAAGCGAACCTCCGACGGACACGCTGCTGACGTCTGTTTGGGAATCCGAACGCCCAAGCTGCCCCAAACGAACGACGCTCGGCAAGTTCACGCTCGGGATTCTGCCCCCAAACTGGGACGATTTTGTGAGCTTTCACGTGCGAGTTTTAGGCTGCTGTTTCTGTGTGGCAAATCTGGATGAACTCACGCTTCCGCCCGCTGCTACAGAATCGGCAGACGTGGAACAACGCTTATTCACCTCGACGGTCGGCTTCCTCAAGCGGTGA
- a CDS encoding signal peptide-containing protein: protein MLRWIKYGVVTVVVAGVAGVVVLGTNVGSYVHTTTRAARQAVKDAVPVEFELRRAGDMIEAILPDLQSQVRMIAQEEVEIAALESDITESEKQLQREQQSLTSLRGKMKNVQVSYSVNGRNIKRNQLTEQLHQRFERFKQGELALASKQRLLEKRQQSLDAALTMLEKMRHRKGELEQKVEALAAQHRLVQASKIESGRLVDGSQLSEADQLLSNIEKRLAVAQRVLAHEQDLFAVSAAEEVVDEERLLTELDEYFEANNPRSGEHKVVGVETK from the coding sequence ATGTTGCGCTGGATCAAATATGGAGTCGTCACTGTTGTTGTGGCGGGGGTCGCGGGAGTCGTCGTGCTCGGGACCAACGTTGGCAGCTATGTTCACACCACCACGCGAGCCGCTCGGCAGGCCGTCAAAGACGCCGTGCCGGTCGAATTCGAACTGCGGCGAGCTGGCGATATGATCGAAGCCATATTGCCGGATCTGCAGTCACAGGTCAGGATGATTGCTCAGGAAGAAGTTGAGATTGCGGCTCTGGAATCGGACATCACAGAATCAGAAAAACAGTTACAGCGCGAACAGCAATCGCTGACTTCGCTGCGAGGGAAAATGAAAAACGTGCAGGTCTCGTATTCGGTTAATGGCCGCAACATCAAGCGGAACCAACTGACCGAACAACTGCATCAGCGTTTTGAACGCTTCAAACAGGGCGAACTGGCGTTGGCCAGCAAGCAGCGGTTGCTGGAAAAGCGGCAGCAGAGTCTCGACGCGGCGTTGACGATGCTGGAAAAAATGAGGCACCGCAAAGGAGAACTGGAACAGAAAGTCGAAGCCCTGGCGGCTCAGCATCGTCTGGTGCAGGCATCGAAAATTGAAAGCGGGCGGTTGGTCGACGGCAGTCAGTTGTCAGAAGCCGACCAACTTCTCAGCAATATCGAAAAACGTCTAGCAGTCGCTCAACGAGTGCTTGCCCATGAACAGGACTTGTTCGCGGTCTCCGCAGCGGAAGAAGTCGTGGATGAAGAACGACTGCTGACAGAACTTGACGAGTACTTCGAAGCCAATAACCCCCGCAGTGGCGAACATAAGGTTGTCGGTGTCGAAACGAAGTAG
- a CDS encoding Gfo/Idh/MocA family protein yields the protein MPQTTRRRFTATAAATIGSAAISNSMLAASTPAATAPSERINVGMVGMGARGFQLLGDFLPLNDCQIVAICDVDDFHYRDNAWGKGTAYGRKPGQEKINKAYANEKSGTPQKGLAVYADYRELIAHKDLDAVIVATPDHWHARCTLDALAAGLDVYCEKPVTHLFAEGKAIVAEVAKRDAVFQVGSQQRSDESFQRVVEIAKNGLLGDIQSLEVGLPPGYEKPMGSTDVVKPRETLDYDFWCGPSKVLPLMQARHHRWWRGHRAYGGGVLMDWIGHHNDIGQWAIGAERSGPTLVEAVNWTYPETDVYNSPHQYTIRCEYDGAITSTISSRNRQGLKVIGSEGWVYVRRGKMEASDKRWLQKDFSAGPIRMPRQQSHAANFLVCVRSREECIAPAEIGHRSITPGHLGYVSEALQTPLRWDPKRETVIDNDKANTLLNAVTYREPWTFS from the coding sequence ATGCCGCAGACAACTCGCCGCCGCTTTACCGCAACAGCCGCCGCCACGATCGGCAGTGCCGCGATTTCAAACTCAATGCTGGCCGCAAGCACGCCGGCAGCAACCGCGCCGTCGGAACGCATTAACGTTGGCATGGTCGGCATGGGAGCTCGTGGTTTTCAGTTGCTGGGCGACTTTCTGCCGCTGAACGATTGCCAGATCGTGGCGATCTGCGACGTGGACGACTTTCACTACCGCGACAATGCCTGGGGGAAGGGAACGGCCTACGGACGAAAGCCGGGGCAGGAGAAAATCAACAAGGCATATGCGAACGAGAAGTCCGGCACGCCTCAGAAGGGATTGGCGGTCTATGCTGACTATCGCGAATTGATCGCTCACAAGGATCTGGACGCCGTCATCGTCGCGACGCCCGATCATTGGCACGCTCGCTGTACTTTGGACGCGCTGGCCGCCGGGCTTGACGTCTACTGTGAAAAACCGGTGACTCATTTGTTTGCAGAAGGCAAAGCGATCGTTGCGGAAGTGGCCAAACGCGATGCTGTATTCCAGGTTGGTTCGCAGCAGCGGTCGGATGAATCTTTTCAGCGAGTTGTCGAAATTGCGAAGAACGGTTTGCTGGGCGATATTCAGTCGCTGGAAGTGGGGCTGCCACCGGGTTACGAAAAGCCAATGGGCAGCACGGACGTCGTCAAGCCGCGCGAAACGCTGGACTACGATTTCTGGTGCGGGCCGTCGAAGGTGCTGCCACTGATGCAGGCGCGACATCATCGCTGGTGGCGCGGACATCGCGCGTATGGCGGCGGCGTGTTAATGGACTGGATCGGGCATCACAACGACATCGGCCAATGGGCAATCGGCGCGGAACGATCAGGCCCCACTTTGGTCGAGGCCGTCAACTGGACCTACCCCGAAACCGACGTCTATAACTCGCCGCATCAGTACACGATTCGTTGCGAATACGATGGCGCTATTACATCGACGATTTCCAGCCGCAACAGACAAGGGCTAAAGGTGATCGGTAGCGAGGGTTGGGTGTACGTGCGACGTGGAAAAATGGAAGCCTCTGACAAACGCTGGCTGCAGAAAGACTTCAGCGCCGGACCGATTCGGATGCCTCGCCAGCAAAGCCATGCGGCCAACTTTCTGGTTTGCGTGCGCAGTCGCGAAGAATGCATTGCCCCGGCAGAAATCGGGCATCGTTCGATCACACCGGGCCATCTTGGCTACGTTTCGGAAGCTCTGCAGACACCGCTGCGCTGGGATCCAAAACGGGAAACTGTGATTGACAACGACAAAGCCAACACTCTGCTGAACGCCGTCACCTACCGCGAACCCTGGACGTTTTCGTAG